A single genomic interval of Zingiber officinale cultivar Zhangliang chromosome 4A, Zo_v1.1, whole genome shotgun sequence harbors:
- the LOC121972509 gene encoding lysine-rich arabinogalactan protein 19-like: MRRNARAPVPRCGAGWPRKRTLESLATESLEMSAGVEPAGGQTPHGTAGASGSQTPMVSEVPTSTVPVVPTHTVFTVPLAMPHAAYLTPPPVMPMAYPTPPPVLPVAYPAPPPVVHAAVYPTHTPVAPVTPIVLPAAPTYIDPAVPPAAPAPAYAATPGIPPPTYPVSR; the protein is encoded by the exons atgaggcgaaaTGCACGTGCTCCCGTGCCGAGATGTGGTGCGGGATGGCCACGCAAGAGGACATTGGAATCCCTGGCGACGGAGTCGCTAGAGATGTCTGCTGGGGTCGAGCCTGCCGGTGGACAGACTCCGCATGGTACTGCGGGCGCGTCAGGTTCTCAAACTCCGATggtttcagaggtacctacctcgaccgTACCCGTCGTACCCACTCATACAGTATTTACAGTGCCACTAGCGATGCCACATGCGGCATATCTGACACCTCCTCCAGTCATGCCTATGGCATATCCGACACCTCCTCCAGTCTTGCCTGTGGCATATCCGGCACCTCCTCCAGTAGTGCATGCCGCTGTGTACCCGACACACACACCAGTAGCACCAGTTACACCTATCGTACTTCCAGCCGCACCCACCTATAttgaccctgcagtgccaccagCGGCACCTGCCCCAGCTTATGCAGCAACACCGGGGATACCTCCCCCGACTTATCCagtg agtcgatga